The Rhodamnia argentea isolate NSW1041297 chromosome 7, ASM2092103v1, whole genome shotgun sequence genome contains the following window.
TAGGATAATCAATAGAAAAGGGGTAAAGGCCACAAAATTGAGGCTTTCGAGCATTTGGATGTGCAGATGAATGAGTTCAGAACAACGCCGGGGTTTTCTTCAGCTCCTTTAGGTGTCCCTGGAGACATGAATGGCGACGGTTCTGTCCGGTCGGTAGCTTCTGAAGGTACGGACAATTTAACATTCGATCATATTTGCTCGGACAAAACTTTATAATTGCGAGTCAATAATAGTAGAGACATTACCCTGCATAACTTTTGCGAtgatttctcttgatttttttttttatggacctTGGCTACCAGGCTCGAGTCTACGAGGGAACCAAACCCCAACCTTTCCGAGCTCCCCGGCCCGGGACTTGCCCGAGCTGCCCAAATCCTCGAGACGGCACTCGACCGGCACTTCGACCGATTCCCCCACCAAATCCAAATCAGACAAATCCTCAAGAGGGTCCAGGCGGGCCTCGAAAGGCTCTCCGGCAAGGGACCCGTCCGACCCCGTGCGGAAGCTCCAAGACTCGAGCCTCGGAGCCGGGTCCGAGTCGTCTCCGAGGAAGAGCAAGTTGCCCGACATCCCGAAGAAGTCCAGGAGAAAGAAGTCCAAGGACTCCTCCGTGGGAGGGGGGTCCTCCAGGTCGTCGTCGAGGTCGAAAGCCCAAGGCCAAGCCGAGGCCCAACCTCCGGCCTACGACGCTCCGTTCTCGGATCCCGGATCCGAGAACGTATCCACGTTCAAAAACTTGGATCTTCATCGGGCCTCGGATTTGGGGTCTTCTAGAGAGGGGGGTGATAAGGAAATTTAGAGAGTTCCTAATTTTAATTGTTAGAGGCTAATTTTGTtcgatcttcttcttcctcttttttccattttatttttattttctcgagattaattgatgatttgtgacGCCTCTATTTAATTTTGTCTTCGGAATTAAATAAATGATCAAACATTGATTTCTTATCGCACACGACGGAAGCACAATTGGATTAACTTCTATCAAATGTGTAATCGGGCTATTTTGAGGCCCGACCCATCTGGGCCCATGTTGAGGCCCATGTTTGACTTCTGTTGGAGTCAACGTTTCGACATTTGTATATCAAACATATGTTCCGATCCCACGCTCCCCGCACCCAGAAAAgcgtcactctctctctctctctctcagctcgCTTTCTTCCCCTTGGTCTCCTTCTGCGCACTCCCTGAAACTAGGGTTTTGGAATGA
Protein-coding sequences here:
- the LOC115749690 gene encoding CRIB domain-containing protein RIC6-like, with product MSTKMKGLLKGLRYISQIFENEKEQEMEIGFPTDVKHVAHIGWDGPSVTSPSWMNEFRTTPGFSSAPLGVPGDMNGDGSVRSVASEGSSLRGNQTPTFPSSPARDLPELPKSSRRHSTGTSTDSPTKSKSDKSSRGSRRASKGSPARDPSDPVRKLQDSSLGAGSESSPRKSKLPDIPKKSRRKKSKDSSVGGGSSRSSSRSKAQGQAEAQPPAYDAPFSDPGSENVSTFKNLDLHRASDLGSSREGGDKEI